The Bombyx mori chromosome 14, ASM3026992v2 DNA segment tatggagttggaacgttttcctacgtttgccgctgggGGCGCTGTTCCGTCTGCATACAAAttatagttaacttttacgctatcgagaacgttaaaaaactcgcactaagcatactgctCGATAATTGAATTTGGTTAATCTGAACATGTGTAGGAAGATCTGTACGCAGATTCCTCTGAAGGAGATTTAGGCAACCACTTGTAAGTCCATTTCTCGAAAAATACTCTGTGTTTTctctttaaaattatgtaaacaaAGTGGCGAAATGGAAATCGtaaattctaaaatattaataatacttcATGACTTCACatgaacaaaataattaaaacaacatcACTGTTGAGACTGgagcaatatttatttttacaatttcacGCGCGCTTTAGATTATAAGTTTCTTGATCTGTAACTAGTACTATTGTATTGTACGTATTTTTAGTATTTGTAAGGACAGGCGAAGACTGTGTTTTCGTTGTGAATatacattttgaaattaaacaaaGGTGAGAATGTGTGGCGTTTATCTAGTTTATAATAATGAGATCATTCGAGTCGTAATCAGAATTTCAAAATCTACAGCTATGGCGATCTGTCGCAAGTCACTCAAGTCGTCTCGGCGGACTATGAAATGGAAGATGAACCCATTATCCCCTTCAGCGAGAAGAACATTCGCGTCTTCGCGAATGTGTCCAGTAGAATCGTAATGGGCGACAGCATCACCAACATAGACGTCCTGCTCTGCGAAAACTTTGAAGATCTACTCAATGTGTATTTTCAGAATTTCAAAATTGAggggtatgtttttttttgtctgacTTATGCCGCTTTACAAAGACCAGATAAATTTAATCGTCGATGgacatgaatatatttttttttattgcgaagatgtgtgaatgagctcacagtccatctggtgttaagtggttactggagcccatagacatatattacgtaaatgcaccacccaccttgagatataagttctaaggtctcgagtatagttacaacggctgccccacccttcaaaccgaaacgcattactgcttcacggcagaaataggcagggtggtggtacctacccgtgcggactcacaagaggtcctaccaccagtaataaatagtatgcaatctaaatagtatgtgcactcagcaaatCCATTTGAATGTTcatagctttggctattgaaaatTGAGGGATACGACCGTGTATTTACAGCACGAGCAAACCTTGGAAGGCATTCCTCGGCGATTGGATTCACGACGAGATAATGAGGACTTTCGGCATTGAATACGACATGAAATCGGACAACTGCTGCTACGTGCTGGTGAAGCTGACCAAGAAGCATCGTACCGTAGAGCTTGAAGACCTGGAAGGTATCCGGGTCAGGGCGTACATACAGAGAGCTATCGACAAGCTAGACATCAACGATCCGGCAGAAATAAGACGATTTATGAAGAGCTACGGCACCCACTATATTGAATCTTTTGTGACaggcaattttatttatcagGTTAGtggatatattaattaaattttctgaCCTAGTGGACTGTGTTTAATTGGTTTTTGATTGACTATGACACAAAAAAAGGGTgcatgtacttatgtacgcgcgtaagaagttatactttatttttattaaatttatttctttttttttatttaaattttaatcaatttgaagaaaaaaaaacgattaaacaacatccttaaatacgcatattggacatcccttttcttcaCATCGCATAAATTCGAAAATTCTCGGTAcctacggttcggaaagttcacctgcggctatattcagactcgccaagttccGTCGGTCGTAttttaatgagcgatttagtagggcaacttcattctgttaattttgtgtcacggtgcacgcgcatcgtaaaatttcactctcatcaatttttcataatgcgcctaaagaagtataacttcaaaaatggtCGCTGCCGTCACAGAATATATTAAGGCATATTTTCGTCCACTGAGGCTATAGCTATTTCATAGTGCACGataacttatttaaattaatactaatGTCTCctattattaacaatataaGGTAGTATTCGCCCAACGATCGAAATTGGACCATAAAGACGGAAAACTCAATacatttcattttgtattttattaggaGGGAaacggtaataaaaaaaataaaaaaataaaacggcgACGCGtagaccaaattaaaactgcccCTACGGCTTAATTCATAACATTATTtcagacgtttcgaatacttagAAGTTAAAGTCACTGATCAGAAGCCCAcctaatggaaaaaaaaacgccaaatttaaaagtaaaattaatttgtttaaacttaatttcgtctgttttgtaacattttgaagagaaaaaaaacagtatttgcATAACAATTTTATCGTTAAAATAAAGTCGTTAATCATCATCTAATTATCTGAAAACTGTATATAACTGTTTTCCTTTGCCTATTTACGTAATTTACcatagatttataaaaaaagaaggatTCCCGTTGATATTTGTTAAGTtgatgactttttggcgggaacgcgaggagtgaagttgtgtgatttgttttattttgtctatttagtgttttttcaggtttgaATGtgcaataacggtggtttattaactgtttagtatctgtaaaagtgcacaaatgtaggaaaatgaaacaaagccgctgaacgtaaattcacgggatcctccaaaaaatccactgaaaaggtctcagtaaatggtgttcatttactgagattatatttcatcccatatcatctatctatcatctcatttcatgccaattgattaagtttccatcgttattttattattcataaactataaataattaaaacggcgaattataaaaacctTCTTACTTGGCGCTGGCTAATGCACTAACCATGCCGCagccaaaaaataaaatgaaaaaacgaAGAAGCTAAAgctgatttaaattttatttcaggtATTCAAATACAAACGGTCAGGCTACAACAGACTGAGGTCGTACATTAGAATAAGAAACAGTCGCCCCACTCTACCTGATAACCTCAGGTTTTATTTCTCGTCTTATTACTTGAAGCACGTCGGCGACATCAAAGTAAGTAGAACAAAACAAGGACGCATAAAACATAAACTATAGTTCTAAACAAAACTTGAAACTCTATTCAccaaatgaaaaaattttttttttattgctttttattgcttagatgggtggacgagctcatagcccaactgccccacccttcaaactgaaacgcattactgcttcacagcagaaataggcagggtggtggtacctacccgcgcggactcataagaggtcctatcactagtaattacgcaaattataattttgcgggttttgattattattacacgatgttattccttcaccgtggaagtcaatcgtgaacgtttgttgagtacgtatttcattagaaaaattggtacccgcctgagattcgaacaccggtgcatcgctcaacacgaatgcaccggacgtcttatcctttaggccacgacgacttcaacttacTTACAGTAATCCCCCCTGCAACACAGTAGAATTGTTCCGCGTTATAGGAATACGCGTTGTAAGAGTATTCTCGTAATAACGTAACGTAACAACGTAACGCAATATATAAATTCGTTATAAGAGTACAGTGTTATAGGGAGATTACTGTAAACTGATTACACGCTCACGATCGCGTAACAAATATACAAGgtatgaaggaataacacccgAAACAGATACGATTAAATGGTGTTATTACCTAAACCGGAAAATATTTGGCAACATATACCTAAATAATATACACAATGAGCCTATGTGATTTGTTTCTAATTGTTTAACTGTAAGAATGGTTTGATCTTTCGTGAGACAACAAATTTCACGTCCTTGCGAATCAATCAAGTCCAATAACACTTGaattcagaacctacatatacataggtttaagaaagctattaaagaacatctgtgcaataaagcttaccaTAAAGTCAATTAATagctagaagattgcacaaagtgggaatgagttgctcgctccgggcatttcaatattgctataattgttacgttataatactctttgtaaaaatattttaaaaaaaatcgaatatttaaaaaatatatacctaaaaaagaaaaagacatgcccgctgagtttcttgccagttcttctcaggacggaggctagtttttgtgaattggcggtagttcttcttgacgttcaacaagtatgtactttcatttatgttgattttttttttatttgagttgATTTgaattagacgcctttagctctaacgctaggaagtaggagtaggcttagggaccccggtaaccgtactcgtcgaactcggcaaagagttcgacgtgcaatctaacctaaacatcagcccgctgagtttctcgccgtatcttatatagcctcttaggctaccagtgaataaatAGGGGAAAAATGTATTCTAATATTATAAGATACTAGCTGAACCCGTCtgcttcgctggccatttaagacttacattattatttctcacccccacaaagattctcatcattaacgcccccgcaactggtgtagggagtccaacgctcatataaatattagcctatccattaagtacatgtattttctacatggataccaagtttcaagttaatcggatgcatggttcagtagttataacggaacatccttaaaaatcactgtagatttatatattagtatagattgtttaTAATTGAGTGCACTCTAGATTTCTCTAATGTCTAATTCAATGTTCAAGGTGGCGAGCGGTAATAAAACAGTGGAGTTTTGGGCGCGGCGTAATCTCAGAGACAGCCAGTATCTGTATTCACGTCCCAGTCTACTTCGTCTGTATTACAACACGAATCTTCTTTACCAACTCAATGACATGCTAGACCACGGCGCTCTGATTGGTCTTAAACTCAAAACTTTAAGACCCATGTTCGAAGACAGTGCAATGGCCGAAAAATTCGCGGAAATCGTTGAAAACGACCTGCAGTTATGGGAAATTAATGCTTAGTGCCATAAACTTAGAATGGTTAACGCTTTGAAAGCATTATATTAGTGACGGACCAGTAGCTGCATTAAATCGTGGGTAGaattactgtaatattattttgttaataaacgaattgttattatgaaatgaacccttaaataaaatacataaacatgGAACTATTGTTTTGTAGCATGCGATTATACGATTACTTATACGATTATACTTATATtactattacattattatatattatattacatatcgacgcttgaaaggcaaacgtgactaagcgacaataactgctttgtatataaatgataggcaataaccatattcgatgagcaaaaaaaatatatttctaggtctattaaaatcatttcaatcctacaactactagctagattctactatagctagattcgttaaaataaattttgttttcaggtatttcaactttaaattagtctacaattagaaatcacgactcaaaatattaaaaaaatttaattataacgatacaaaatataattttcaacaattattgattttaaatactaaGGACAAAATGTGGGTAACTAAGTTGACACGTGAATGTACAACGTCCGTCTATCCCTGGTGCTGAGATCAGAAAGAGGCCGTGAACGAGGCAATATGTTAGTGGTGTCCTCAACTCCCCTCTTCAACTCCGACCAGTCTGAAGTCGCTGCTGTATTACGTCAGCAGGCCACGCCCACTTCCTAGGTCTTCTTTCCTTAgactactgtaaagttcacgcattgtcgcttagtcacgtttgcctttcaaacgtcgatatgtatatattatacattatatataatatatataatgtataatatatacattatatatattactattaCATACGATTACTCAGAGAgtaattgaattttttgtaagtttattattattattattatttttcctacctgtgctgatagccttgagaggctatttcagcgtaaccttaagcaggtgaactcacggggcgctCAAACCTGACTATTTATGTAGTTAACTGGTTGTattacgtaaatatttttatatttggcCAACCATTAATAAAATAGGTATACGAGAATACGCACGTTTTGCGTATTTTACCGCAAAATCATATCGAAAAATCTTCAAAGTTCCATAGTGttacaataatatatagattcaaaccaataattttatttaaacgtgaaatgaaacaaacatacaatggtttttattattttattatctacgACTTACAGTTGTCATGTAAATTCTTTAATGAGCGATTTAATCGCTAATTTTCATTACAAATtcgttattttaattacaaataggtACTTCAGTATTCATGAAACattcaaaggttttttttttataattttactattcTTAATCACATTTAATTCaatgtgttttaattattattaataaaaaaacttacacaGAGTACGTGAAATTCACGGTTTACGGAATATTTATATCGCATTGCTTTGCTTGGATGCAACCAGATCGAGTTTAAATGGTTGGAATTCGAAAAAGAGAAATTTCAAttctattattgtttaaaagtatattaacagagttattacatatatttttaaatagcattaatactaattgattaaaaataattatcgtaTAGGAATtaatcggttttttttaaagtgtttcaatcgtgtaaataataatttcacatTTTAAGCATTTGTATTATTTAGTTCACTTTCA contains these protein-coding regions:
- the LOC101744755 gene encoding torso-like protein isoform X1; translation: MILLLLVLSFCTALCIEDDIGYGLNIGNAIDLFANYGDLSQVTQVVSADYEMEDEPIIPFSEKNIRVFANVSSRIVMGDSITNIDVLLCENFEDLLNVYFQNFKIEGTSKPWKAFLGDWIHDEIMRTFGIEYDMKSDNCCYVLVKLTKKHRTVELEDLEGIRVRAYIQRAIDKLDINDPAEIRRFMKSYGTHYIESFVTGNFIYQVFKYKRSGYNRLRSYIRIRNSRPTLPDNLRFYFSSYYLKHVGDIKVASGNKTVEFWARRNLRDSQYLYSRPSLLRLYYNTNLLYQLNDMLDHGALIGLKLKTLRPMFEDSAMAEKFAEIVENDLQLWEINA
- the LOC101744755 gene encoding torso-like protein isoform X2 produces the protein MEDEPIIPFSEKNIRVFANVSSRIVMGDSITNIDVLLCENFEDLLNVYFQNFKIEGTSKPWKAFLGDWIHDEIMRTFGIEYDMKSDNCCYVLVKLTKKHRTVELEDLEGIRVRAYIQRAIDKLDINDPAEIRRFMKSYGTHYIESFVTGNFIYQVFKYKRSGYNRLRSYIRIRNSRPTLPDNLRFYFSSYYLKHVGDIKVASGNKTVEFWARRNLRDSQYLYSRPSLLRLYYNTNLLYQLNDMLDHGALIGLKLKTLRPMFEDSAMAEKFAEIVENDLQLWEINA